Proteins from a genomic interval of bacterium YEK0313:
- the def_3 gene encoding Peptide deformylase: MPVRPVLAFGDPRLRRPARPVDPDRDDWRNDARDLADTLADLRRRLGFGRALAGPQVGSPFRLIAFDCALGHFVAVNPEITWRSEALMPVWDDCFSLPDLCMAVMRHRSVGFRCGRSDGGLVRSEALDPTLAELVQHEIDHLDGILMSDRLVHPGAVVPRTLVRLAVHPAA; the protein is encoded by the coding sequence GTGCCGGTCAGGCCGGTCCTCGCTTTCGGCGACCCGCGGCTGCGCCGCCCGGCCCGGCCGGTGGATCCGGACCGCGACGACTGGCGGAACGACGCCCGCGACCTCGCCGATACGCTCGCAGATCTCCGCCGCCGGCTCGGATTCGGCCGGGCGCTCGCCGGTCCGCAGGTCGGCTCGCCCTTCCGCCTGATCGCCTTCGATTGCGCGCTCGGCCATTTCGTCGCCGTCAATCCCGAGATCACCTGGCGCTCCGAGGCGCTGATGCCGGTCTGGGACGACTGCTTCAGCCTGCCCGACCTCTGCATGGCGGTCATGCGGCACCGCTCCGTCGGGTTCCGCTGCGGCCGTTCCGACGGCGGCCTTGTCCGGTCCGAGGCGCTCGACCCCACCCTCGCCGAGCTCGTCCAGCACGAGATCGACCACCTCGACGGCATTCTCATGAGCGACCGCCTCGTCCACCCGGGCGCGGTGGTGCCGCGCACCCTGGTGCGGCTCGCCGTCCATCCCGCGGCCTGA
- the ilvA_1 gene encoding L-threonine dehydratase biosynthetic IlvA, which yields MSTITPPTAEGIAAAAGRIDAVFLDTPLVEHDEANAALGCLLLAKVETLNPIRSFKGRGTDWWLDHLAASDRPIVSASAGNFGQGLAYAARRRGRRLTVFAAAAANPGKVAAMRRLGAAVVLDGADFDAAKAVARRFAAAEGLIFVEDGGERLIAEGAGTIAREITETLDRRQAALDALVVPLGNGALLTGMGAWMRAARPGVRVIGVVAAIAPAMKLSWERGRIETTARAETMADGIAVREPVDYALACMRTTVDEVLAIDEAAIGEAMAFCRRHYGLIVEPAGAAGLAGIMASAGRFAGKTVATVLCGGNIPAEGA from the coding sequence ATGAGCACCATCACGCCTCCCACTGCCGAGGGGATCGCGGCTGCGGCCGGCCGGATCGACGCCGTCTTTCTCGACACGCCGCTCGTCGAACACGACGAGGCCAATGCCGCGCTCGGCTGCCTGCTGCTCGCCAAGGTCGAGACGCTCAACCCGATTCGCTCCTTCAAGGGGCGGGGTACCGACTGGTGGCTCGACCATCTCGCCGCGTCCGACAGGCCGATCGTTTCCGCATCCGCCGGCAATTTCGGCCAGGGCCTCGCCTATGCCGCGCGCCGGCGCGGCCGCCGGCTCACGGTCTTCGCCGCGGCGGCCGCCAATCCGGGCAAGGTCGCGGCCATGCGGCGGCTGGGTGCGGCCGTCGTCCTGGACGGCGCCGATTTCGATGCCGCCAAGGCCGTGGCGCGCCGGTTCGCCGCCGCCGAGGGACTGATCTTCGTCGAGGACGGCGGCGAGCGCCTGATCGCCGAGGGTGCCGGCACCATCGCTCGCGAGATCACAGAAACGCTCGACCGGCGGCAGGCCGCGCTCGACGCGCTGGTCGTGCCGCTCGGCAACGGCGCCCTGCTCACCGGCATGGGCGCGTGGATGCGCGCGGCCCGGCCTGGGGTGCGCGTCATCGGCGTGGTCGCCGCCATCGCCCCAGCCATGAAGCTGTCCTGGGAGCGCGGCCGGATCGAGACCACCGCGCGGGCCGAGACGATGGCCGACGGCATCGCGGTGCGCGAGCCGGTCGACTATGCGCTCGCCTGCATGCGCACGACGGTGGACGAGGTCCTGGCGATCGACGAGGCGGCGATCGGCGAAGCCATGGCCTTCTGTCGCCGGCACTACGGCCTGATCGTCGAGCCGGCCGGCGCGGCCGGCCTTGCCGGTATCATGGCCAGCGCCGGCCGGTTCGCCGGCAAGACGGTCGCAACCGTCCTGTGCGGCGGCAACATTCCTGCGGAAGGAGCCTGA
- the lrp_15 gene encoding Leucine-responsive regulatory protein, whose protein sequence is MRSTMELTRHDRAILREMQRDAGLTIGALADKVGLSPSSTQRRLQRLRDEKIILRDVSIVEPRSLGASVTLLVELELERDRPELLPSLHHWIARTPDVQQAWCLTGRGDYTLVVVTASIDTFDALADRMMADNPNIRKFTTSVVLKQLKRSLEVPV, encoded by the coding sequence ATGAGGTCGACTATGGAGCTGACCCGCCATGACAGGGCGATCCTGCGGGAAATGCAGCGGGATGCCGGGCTGACCATCGGCGCGCTTGCCGACAAGGTCGGCCTGTCGCCATCCTCGACCCAGCGCCGGCTGCAGCGGCTCAGGGACGAAAAAATCATCCTGCGCGACGTCTCGATCGTCGAGCCGCGCAGCCTTGGGGCGAGCGTCACCCTGCTGGTCGAGTTGGAGCTCGAACGCGACCGTCCCGAGCTCCTGCCTTCGCTCCATCACTGGATCGCGCGCACGCCGGACGTGCAGCAGGCCTGGTGCCTCACCGGGCGCGGCGACTACACGCTGGTGGTGGTGACGGCATCGATCGACACGTTCGACGCCCTGGCCGACCGCATGATGGCCGACAACCCGAACATCCGGAAATTCACCACCAGCGTGGTGCTGAAGCAGCTCAAGCGATCGCTGGAGGTGCCGGTCTGA
- the gsiB_23 gene encoding Glutathione-binding protein GsiB precursor: MVPTRRALLKTAAASVAAAAWPLNAPAIGQTAGRRVLRFVPQANLSALDPVWTFAAVTITHGYCVFDTLYGVDGKLQPRPQMAEGATVSDDQRTWLITLREGLEFHDGERVLARDCAASLERWSKRDQFGQTLAAATEAFEAADDRTIRIRLKHPFPLLLDAIGKPHSSPAFIMPERLARTDPMTQVTEMVGSGPFRFKADEYVSGARAVYERFDRYRARTEPADWTSGGKRVAIDRLEWAIMPDPSTAAAALQTGEIDWWEQALPDLIPLLARSRDISIRNQDPYGFVAMARFNAIQPPFNNAKLRQVALSVLQQDDYMQAIVGTEAEAYRRCRAMLPCGMPGVAELGAAQMPASRDLAKARAAVKAAGYAGEKVVIVNPVDYPAISPHGQITAELLKSIGFNVDLQDMDWGSVLQRRLSKEPVERGGWSIYHTNWPSVSIANPAVNTTIRGDANWTGWYKDEETERLTAEWLVATDPARQQSLLDDIQRRALDQVPILPLGQFFIKTAFRKSVQGVKDGSVCYFWDVRKA; encoded by the coding sequence ATGGTTCCGACACGTCGCGCCTTGCTGAAGACTGCCGCCGCCTCGGTCGCGGCGGCCGCGTGGCCGCTCAACGCGCCGGCCATCGGCCAGACCGCCGGCCGGCGCGTCCTGCGGTTCGTGCCCCAGGCCAACCTGTCGGCGCTCGATCCGGTCTGGACCTTTGCCGCCGTCACCATCACCCATGGCTATTGCGTCTTCGATACGCTCTACGGCGTCGACGGCAAGCTTCAACCGCGCCCGCAAATGGCCGAGGGAGCGACGGTCTCGGACGACCAGCGGACCTGGCTGATCACCTTGCGCGAAGGCCTCGAGTTCCACGACGGCGAGCGCGTGCTTGCCCGCGACTGCGCCGCGAGCCTCGAGCGCTGGAGCAAGCGCGACCAGTTCGGCCAGACGCTCGCCGCGGCGACGGAAGCCTTCGAAGCCGCCGACGACCGGACCATCCGGATCCGGCTGAAGCACCCCTTCCCGCTGCTGCTCGATGCCATCGGCAAGCCGCATTCCTCGCCGGCCTTCATCATGCCCGAGCGGCTGGCCAGGACCGATCCCATGACCCAGGTCACCGAGATGGTCGGCTCGGGGCCGTTCCGCTTCAAGGCCGACGAATATGTGTCGGGCGCGCGTGCCGTCTACGAGCGCTTCGACCGGTATCGGGCCCGCACCGAGCCCGCGGACTGGACCTCGGGCGGCAAGCGCGTGGCGATCGATCGGCTCGAATGGGCGATCATGCCCGATCCCAGCACCGCGGCGGCAGCGCTGCAGACCGGCGAGATCGACTGGTGGGAACAGGCGCTGCCCGATCTGATCCCGCTGCTTGCGCGGTCGCGCGACATCAGCATCCGCAACCAGGATCCCTACGGCTTCGTCGCGATGGCGCGCTTCAACGCCATACAGCCGCCCTTCAACAACGCCAAGCTCCGCCAGGTCGCGCTGTCGGTGCTCCAGCAGGACGACTACATGCAGGCGATCGTCGGCACCGAGGCCGAGGCCTATCGGCGTTGCCGGGCGATGCTGCCTTGCGGCATGCCGGGCGTGGCCGAGCTCGGCGCCGCGCAGATGCCGGCATCACGCGACCTCGCCAAGGCGCGCGCGGCGGTCAAGGCCGCGGGCTATGCCGGCGAGAAGGTGGTCATCGTCAACCCGGTCGACTATCCCGCGATCAGCCCGCACGGACAGATCACCGCCGAGCTCCTGAAGTCGATCGGCTTCAACGTCGATCTCCAGGACATGGACTGGGGCAGCGTGCTGCAGCGGCGGCTGTCCAAGGAGCCGGTCGAGCGCGGCGGCTGGAGCATCTATCACACCAACTGGCCGAGCGTTTCGATCGCCAATCCGGCGGTCAACACGACGATCCGGGGCGATGCCAACTGGACCGGCTGGTACAAGGACGAGGAGACCGAGCGCCTGACCGCGGAATGGCTGGTCGCGACCGACCCGGCGCGCCAGCAGAGCCTCCTGGACGACATCCAGAGGCGCGCCCTGGACCAGGTGCCGATCCTGCCGCTCGGCCAGTTCTTCATCAAGACGGCGTTTCGCAAGTCCGTCCAGGGCGTCAAGGACGGCTCGGTCTGCTATTTCTGGGACGTGCGGAAAGCCTGA
- the betA_3 gene encoding Oxygen-dependent choline dehydrogenase: MTHPAEAAAGDGFDVIILGGGSAGCVLAARLSEDASRKVLLVEAGQDLAPGAVPAVIASPYPGRAYFNKDWTWPGLSAAMGVGAGEHDRAAPRPYEQARILGGGSSINGIGANRGAPADYDEWAAEGAKGWNWDSVLPFFRKLEHDLDYQDGNTLHGHLGPIPVKRVPRTLHAGFVRHVEAELEAKGYAARDDQNGAWEDGVYPIATNLDESNRRVSAAVGYLTATVRARPNLTIWTDSHVERILMDGARAVGARLSRAGRSLEVRSRLVVVSCGALHSPAVLMRSGIGAPEHLSRLGIGTVVRRPGVGRNLQEHPSIGVSAYIPGGNRLPGGDHYHIQAILRWSSGLAGAPRGDMHLAVNARSGWHAVGHRIGTLFGWVNKSVSRGFVALASADPRVEPHVDFRLLSDTADLVRLAASFRLSASILQGVALRGGCQDAFPSTYSARVKKWLRPDPVNGIVMGIVGPAMDASAGLRRLVLKAANDGTPSLEALIADEALLHAYLKLNVGGVWHPCGTCRMGDPDDPAVVCDSRGAVVGTEGLIVCDASVMPTIPCANLNIPVLMIAEKIADQIRHGPHA, encoded by the coding sequence ATGACCCATCCAGCAGAAGCCGCCGCCGGCGACGGCTTCGACGTGATCATTCTCGGCGGCGGCTCGGCCGGATGCGTGCTGGCGGCACGCCTGTCCGAGGATGCGAGCCGCAAGGTCCTGCTGGTCGAAGCGGGACAGGACCTTGCTCCCGGCGCGGTCCCCGCGGTCATCGCCTCGCCCTATCCCGGCCGCGCCTATTTCAACAAGGACTGGACCTGGCCGGGCCTCAGCGCCGCCATGGGCGTCGGCGCGGGCGAGCATGATCGGGCCGCGCCACGCCCCTACGAACAGGCGCGCATTCTCGGCGGCGGGTCGTCGATCAACGGCATCGGCGCCAATCGCGGCGCCCCGGCCGACTATGACGAATGGGCGGCGGAAGGCGCGAAGGGCTGGAACTGGGACAGCGTCCTGCCTTTCTTCCGCAAGCTCGAACACGATCTCGACTACCAGGACGGCAACACGCTCCACGGCCATCTCGGCCCGATCCCCGTGAAGCGCGTCCCGCGCACGCTCCATGCCGGCTTCGTGCGGCATGTCGAAGCCGAGCTCGAGGCCAAGGGCTATGCCGCGCGCGACGACCAGAACGGCGCCTGGGAGGACGGCGTCTATCCGATCGCGACCAATCTCGACGAGAGCAACAGGCGGGTTTCGGCCGCCGTCGGCTATCTCACCGCAACGGTCCGCGCGCGGCCGAACCTGACGATCTGGACCGACAGCCATGTCGAGCGGATCCTGATGGACGGCGCCAGGGCCGTCGGCGCCCGCCTGTCACGCGCGGGCCGTTCGCTGGAGGTCAGGTCCCGTCTGGTCGTCGTCAGCTGCGGCGCGCTTCATTCGCCGGCCGTGCTCATGCGCAGCGGCATCGGCGCGCCGGAGCACCTGTCGCGCCTCGGCATCGGCACCGTGGTGCGCCGGCCGGGCGTCGGCCGCAATCTGCAGGAGCATCCCTCGATCGGCGTCTCCGCCTATATTCCGGGAGGCAACCGTCTGCCGGGCGGCGACCACTATCATATCCAGGCGATCCTGCGCTGGTCCTCCGGCCTTGCCGGCGCGCCGCGGGGCGACATGCATCTCGCCGTCAACGCGCGGTCGGGATGGCATGCAGTCGGCCATCGGATCGGCACGCTGTTCGGCTGGGTCAACAAGTCGGTCTCGCGCGGCTTCGTCGCGCTCGCCTCGGCCGATCCGCGCGTCGAACCGCATGTCGATTTCCGGCTGCTGTCCGATACCGCGGACCTCGTGCGCCTCGCAGCGAGCTTCCGCCTTTCGGCCTCGATCCTGCAGGGCGTCGCGCTGCGCGGCGGCTGCCAGGACGCGTTTCCCTCGACCTATTCGGCACGGGTGAAGAAATGGCTGCGCCCGGATCCGGTCAACGGCATCGTCATGGGCATCGTCGGACCGGCCATGGATGCGAGCGCCGGCCTGCGCCGGCTCGTCCTGAAGGCGGCCAATGACGGCACGCCCTCCCTCGAGGCCCTCATCGCCGACGAGGCCCTGCTTCACGCCTATCTCAAGCTCAATGTCGGCGGCGTCTGGCACCCGTGCGGAACCTGCAGGATGGGCGATCCGGACGATCCGGCCGTCGTCTGCGACAGCCGCGGAGCGGTGGTCGGCACCGAAGGGCTGATCGTCTGCGACGCCTCGGTCATGCCGACCATCCCCTGCGCCAACCTCAACATCCCCGTGCTGATGATCGCCGAAAAAATCGCCGACCAGATCAGGCACGGCCCGCACGCCTGA
- a CDS encoding IS2 transposase TnpB produces MIRRIVGEGRPVGEVAAGFGVSERTARKWLSRWRSDGEAGLQNRSSRPHACRSATSAFWPGLAAKLRREYRLTGEAIASRLGLARSTVAGWLTRMGLGRLSALDPKEPVRRYQRERPGELLHLDIKRLARFEGVGHRITGNRRGASQGLGYDFLHVAIDDATRLAYVEVLPDERRWSTTGFLVRALRWFKERGVSVQRVMTDNGSGYIARLFRKALRMLAIRHIRTRPYTPKTNGKAERFIQTMLREWAYAIPFPSSARRTADLTRWLAWYNQHRPHASLARRSPAQALAGTT; encoded by the coding sequence ATGATCCGGCGGATCGTAGGAGAGGGCCGGCCTGTCGGCGAAGTGGCGGCCGGCTTCGGGGTCAGCGAACGAACCGCCCGCAAATGGCTGTCGCGATGGCGGAGCGATGGAGAAGCCGGGCTGCAGAACCGCTCGTCCCGGCCCCATGCGTGCCGATCGGCGACGAGCGCGTTCTGGCCCGGGCTGGCGGCCAAGCTGCGCCGCGAGTACCGGTTGACGGGTGAGGCGATTGCGTCCCGCCTCGGACTGGCGCGATCGACGGTTGCCGGCTGGCTGACGCGGATGGGTCTCGGCCGGCTGTCCGCGCTTGATCCGAAGGAGCCGGTGCGGCGCTATCAACGCGAGCGTCCCGGCGAGCTGCTTCATCTCGACATCAAGCGGCTGGCCCGCTTTGAAGGCGTCGGCCACCGCATCACCGGCAACCGGCGTGGCGCCAGCCAGGGGCTTGGCTACGACTTCCTGCATGTCGCCATCGACGATGCGACCCGGCTCGCCTATGTCGAGGTGCTGCCCGACGAGCGGCGGTGGTCGACCACCGGGTTCCTCGTGCGGGCGCTGCGCTGGTTCAAGGAGCGGGGCGTCAGCGTGCAAAGGGTGATGACCGACAACGGCTCGGGATACATCGCCAGGCTCTTCCGCAAAGCGTTGAGGATGCTCGCCATCCGGCACATCCGCACCCGACCCTACACCCCGAAGACGAACGGCAAGGCAGAGCGCTTCATTCAGACCATGCTTAGGGAATGGGCCTATGCCATCCCGTTCCCCTCTTCCGCCCGCAGGACCGCAGATCTCACGCGATGGCTGGCCTGGTACAACCAGCACCGGCCGCATGCTAGCCTCGCACGACGATCACCGGCTCAAGCTCTCGCCGGAACAACCTGA
- the cmpR_9 gene encoding HTH-type transcriptional activator CmpR, whose amino-acid sequence MNLRQMEIFRAVMLAGTITGAAKSLNLSQPSVTEMLRRTEEKLKYPLFARIKGRLVPTPEAQILFGEAQAIFERVSSLNHSSELLRDAQLGSVSIVTTSALGLYILPKLLGDFITSKTDVRSRLIIRRHFDLVDSVLSDANGIGLAFYHDNDPRVVRRELVKAPLACICPRGHPLAELDEIRIGDLIRFPLITYASSKGLAPVANGLFAEAGISFRSVAAVTDIAQAWALVHAGAGVAIVDPFSNLGDLFPDVVERPVVSGARATLNALVAPHRPISRAADAFIGHLQAELHGRLKWRG is encoded by the coding sequence ATGAACCTGCGCCAGATGGAAATATTCAGGGCCGTGATGCTCGCGGGCACCATCACCGGCGCGGCGAAGTCCCTGAACCTGTCGCAGCCCTCGGTGACCGAGATGCTGCGGCGGACGGAGGAGAAGCTCAAATATCCGCTGTTTGCGCGGATCAAGGGGCGGCTTGTCCCGACTCCCGAGGCCCAGATCCTGTTCGGTGAGGCTCAGGCCATTTTCGAGCGGGTTTCGAGCCTCAACCATTCCTCCGAACTGCTGCGCGACGCGCAACTCGGTTCGGTCAGCATCGTCACGACATCGGCCCTCGGCCTCTATATCCTGCCGAAGCTGCTCGGCGATTTCATCACGTCCAAGACCGATGTCAGGTCGCGCCTGATCATCCGGCGGCACTTCGATCTCGTCGATTCCGTCCTGTCCGATGCGAACGGGATCGGGCTCGCATTCTACCACGACAACGATCCGCGGGTCGTCCGGCGCGAACTGGTGAAGGCGCCGCTCGCCTGCATCTGCCCGCGCGGCCATCCCCTGGCGGAGCTCGATGAGATCCGCATTGGCGATCTCATCCGCTTCCCCCTGATCACCTATGCGTCCAGCAAGGGACTTGCGCCGGTCGCCAACGGCCTGTTCGCCGAAGCCGGCATTTCCTTCCGGTCGGTCGCCGCCGTGACCGATATCGCCCAGGCCTGGGCGCTGGTTCATGCCGGAGCCGGCGTCGCCATCGTCGACCCCTTCTCCAATCTCGGGGATCTGTTTCCCGATGTGGTCGAGCGTCCGGTCGTCTCGGGCGCGCGGGCGACGCTGAATGCGCTCGTCGCGCCGCATCGCCCCATTTCGCGCGCCGCCGACGCCTTCATCGGCCACCTGCAGGCGGAGTTGCACGGGCGCCTCAAATGGCGTGGCTAG
- the fadJ gene encoding Fatty acid oxidation complex subunit alpha, protein MNLKNFTFSVDADGIALLTWDMKDKSMNVIDESVGEDLNAAIDAVVADPAIKGCVITSGKDTFSAGADLTMLERSGKAYAANVRTKGPEAAMAAFFEESRSLSLVLRKLETCGKPFVAAINGMCLGGAFEIALASHARIASDNPKLRVGLPEVKVGLFPGAGGTQRVPRMTNTQDALQMLLKGDQLKADRAKAMGLIDEVVPAANLVEAAKARLKAGVDPKKPWDKEKFRLPSGPVYSPAGMMTWPPANAIYRRETYDNYPGARAILQVVYEGLQVPMDTALRIESRHFAHVLRSPQAQAMIRSLFVSIGALGKGLRRPQGVPASQLKTVGVLGAGFMGASIAYVTALAGMDVVLLDRDMESAEKGKAHSHKLVTDQINKGRSTSAARDALLAKIKPTADYADLAGCDLIIEAVFEDPAVKADVIKKAEAAIRPDCIFASNTSTLPITGLAEHSVRPEQFIGIHFFSPVDKMMLVETIMAKKTGDRALATALDYVKAIKKTPIVVNDTRGFYVNRCVGNYIREAHLLLMEGVPAVMIDNLAKQAGMPVGPLTLNDEVAIDLGLKILKATKQQVGAQAVDPQQEKLLTFLVEQEGRVGKKAKKGFYDYPDGKKKTIWPGLKDFVGRQIAPEDVDRQEVIDRLLMTCALEAARCFEEGVVTDPREADVGSILGFGFAPWSGGTLSYIDMYGLKALVARADALAAKYGDRFLPNRLLRDMAASGETFYGPKAARQAA, encoded by the coding sequence ATGAACCTCAAGAACTTCACCTTTTCCGTCGACGCCGACGGCATCGCGCTCCTGACCTGGGACATGAAGGACAAGTCGATGAACGTCATCGACGAATCCGTGGGCGAGGACCTCAACGCGGCGATCGACGCGGTGGTCGCCGATCCCGCCATCAAGGGCTGCGTGATCACCTCGGGCAAGGACACCTTCTCCGCCGGCGCCGACCTCACCATGCTCGAGCGCTCGGGCAAGGCCTATGCGGCGAACGTCAGGACCAAGGGTCCGGAAGCGGCCATGGCCGCCTTCTTCGAGGAGAGCCGGTCGCTGTCGCTCGTGCTGCGCAAGCTGGAGACCTGCGGCAAGCCTTTCGTCGCCGCCATCAACGGCATGTGCCTCGGCGGGGCCTTCGAGATCGCGCTGGCGAGCCATGCCCGTATCGCCTCCGACAATCCGAAGCTGCGCGTCGGCCTGCCCGAGGTGAAGGTCGGCCTGTTCCCGGGCGCCGGCGGCACCCAGCGGGTGCCGCGCATGACCAACACGCAGGACGCCCTGCAGATGCTGCTGAAGGGCGACCAGCTCAAGGCCGACCGCGCCAAGGCCATGGGCCTGATCGACGAGGTCGTTCCGGCGGCGAACCTGGTCGAGGCTGCCAAGGCGCGCCTGAAGGCGGGCGTCGATCCGAAGAAGCCCTGGGACAAGGAGAAGTTCCGCCTGCCCTCCGGCCCGGTCTATTCGCCGGCCGGCATGATGACCTGGCCGCCGGCCAACGCCATCTACCGGCGCGAGACCTACGACAATTATCCCGGCGCCCGCGCCATCCTGCAGGTGGTCTATGAAGGCCTGCAGGTGCCGATGGATACGGCCCTGCGCATCGAGTCGCGTCATTTCGCCCATGTCCTGCGCTCGCCGCAGGCCCAGGCGATGATCCGCTCGCTGTTCGTCTCGATCGGCGCGCTCGGCAAGGGTCTGCGCCGGCCCCAGGGCGTGCCGGCTTCGCAGTTGAAGACGGTCGGCGTGCTCGGCGCCGGCTTCATGGGCGCGAGCATCGCCTATGTCACCGCGCTCGCCGGCATGGACGTCGTCCTGCTCGACCGCGACATGGAGAGCGCCGAGAAGGGCAAGGCCCATTCGCACAAGCTCGTCACCGACCAGATCAACAAGGGCCGGTCGACCAGCGCGGCGCGTGACGCCCTGCTCGCCAAGATCAAGCCGACGGCCGACTATGCCGATCTTGCCGGCTGCGATCTGATCATCGAGGCCGTCTTCGAAGATCCGGCGGTCAAGGCCGACGTCATCAAGAAGGCGGAGGCCGCGATCCGCCCGGACTGCATCTTCGCCTCCAACACCTCGACCCTGCCGATCACCGGCCTGGCCGAGCACTCGGTCCGCCCCGAGCAGTTCATCGGCATCCACTTCTTCTCGCCCGTCGACAAGATGATGCTGGTCGAGACGATCATGGCCAAGAAGACCGGCGACCGGGCGCTGGCGACTGCGCTCGACTACGTCAAGGCGATCAAGAAGACGCCGATCGTGGTCAACGACACCAGGGGCTTCTACGTCAATCGCTGCGTCGGCAACTATATCCGGGAGGCCCACCTCCTGCTGATGGAAGGCGTGCCGGCCGTGATGATCGACAATCTCGCCAAGCAGGCGGGCATGCCGGTCGGGCCGCTGACGCTCAACGACGAGGTCGCCATCGATCTCGGCCTGAAGATCCTGAAAGCCACCAAGCAGCAGGTCGGCGCCCAGGCGGTCGACCCGCAACAGGAAAAGCTGCTGACCTTCCTGGTCGAGCAGGAGGGCCGGGTCGGCAAGAAGGCGAAGAAGGGCTTCTACGACTATCCGGACGGCAAGAAGAAGACCATCTGGCCGGGCCTGAAGGACTTCGTCGGCAGGCAGATCGCGCCCGAGGATGTCGACCGCCAGGAGGTGATCGACCGTCTCCTGATGACCTGCGCGCTGGAGGCGGCGCGCTGCTTCGAGGAGGGCGTCGTCACCGACCCGCGCGAGGCCGATGTCGGCTCGATCCTCGGCTTCGGCTTCGCGCCGTGGTCCGGCGGCACCTTGTCCTATATCGACATGTACGGCCTCAAGGCGCTGGTGGCGCGCGCCGACGCGCTCGCCGCCAAATACGGCGACCGCTTCCTGCCGAACAGGCTGCTGCGCGACATGGCCGCCTCCGGCGAGACCTTCTACGGCCCGAAGGCGGCCAGGCAGGCGGCCTGA
- the fadA_6 gene encoding Putative acyltransferase translates to MTDVFVYDHVRTPRGKGKADGSLHEVTALELATQALKAIKARNNLDTKRLVDDVVLGCVDPVGEAGGDIARIAALKADYGQEVPGVQINRFCASGLDAVNFAAAQVMAGQHDMTVAGGVESMSRVGMGASGGAWPVDPSIAVKSYFMPQGVSADLIATKYGFSRADVDAYAVESQKRAARSWEEGRFKNSVIAVKDINGLTILDHDEHMRPSTTMQSLASLNASFVMMGEAAGFDAVAVQAHPEIEGVNHVHHAGNSSGIVDGAAAVLLGSKEAGIGAGLKPRARIRAFANMGSEPAIMLTGPIDVTNKLLKKAGMSVGDIDLFELNEAFASVVLRYMQYFDIAHDKINVCGGAIAMGHPLGATGAMILGTVLDELERTGKSTALVTLCIGAGMGTATIIERV, encoded by the coding sequence ATGACCGACGTTTTCGTCTATGACCATGTCCGCACGCCGCGCGGCAAAGGCAAGGCCGACGGGTCCCTGCACGAGGTGACCGCCCTCGAGCTGGCGACCCAGGCGCTGAAGGCGATCAAGGCGCGCAACAATCTCGACACCAAGCGGCTCGTCGACGACGTCGTGCTCGGCTGCGTCGACCCGGTCGGCGAAGCCGGCGGCGACATCGCCCGCATCGCCGCGCTGAAGGCCGACTATGGCCAGGAGGTTCCGGGCGTGCAGATCAACCGGTTCTGCGCCTCCGGCCTCGATGCGGTCAATTTCGCCGCCGCCCAGGTGATGGCCGGCCAGCACGACATGACCGTGGCCGGCGGCGTCGAGAGCATGTCGCGTGTCGGCATGGGCGCCTCGGGCGGCGCCTGGCCGGTCGACCCGTCCATCGCGGTGAAGAGCTACTTCATGCCGCAGGGCGTCTCGGCCGACCTGATCGCCACCAAATACGGCTTCTCGCGCGCCGATGTCGACGCCTATGCCGTGGAGAGCCAGAAGCGCGCCGCGCGCTCCTGGGAGGAGGGCCGGTTCAAGAATTCGGTCATCGCGGTCAAGGACATCAACGGCCTGACCATTCTCGACCATGACGAGCACATGCGGCCCTCGACCACCATGCAGTCGCTGGCAAGCCTCAACGCCTCCTTCGTCATGATGGGCGAGGCCGCCGGCTTCGACGCCGTCGCCGTGCAGGCCCATCCGGAAATCGAGGGCGTCAACCACGTGCACCATGCCGGCAATTCCTCCGGCATCGTCGACGGCGCGGCCGCCGTCCTGCTCGGCTCGAAGGAGGCCGGCATCGGCGCGGGCCTGAAGCCGCGCGCCCGCATCCGCGCCTTCGCCAATATGGGCTCCGAGCCGGCGATCATGCTGACCGGCCCGATCGACGTCACCAACAAGCTCCTGAAGAAGGCCGGCATGTCGGTCGGCGACATCGACCTGTTCGAGCTGAACGAGGCCTTCGCCTCCGTCGTGCTGCGCTACATGCAGTATTTCGACATCGCCCACGACAAGATCAACGTCTGCGGCGGCGCCATCGCCATGGGCCACCCGCTCGGCGCGACCGGCGCGATGATCCTCGGCACCGTGCTGGACGAGCTCGAGCGCACCGGCAAGTCGACCGCGCTCGTCACGCTGTGCATCGGTGCCGGCATGGGCACCGCGACCATCATCGAGCGCGTCTGA